In one window of Sandaracinaceae bacterium DNA:
- the dnaN gene encoding DNA polymerase III subunit beta, with the protein MEFSISKRDFLRCLARTHAVADRKSSMPILSNILLATEGTDRVRLSATDLYLGVTSLSVAEVKRAGSVAISARTLFDIVKNLPEGEVSFNVGANHACEIRCGKVRYKIPGMADDDFPPLPVPENATFAELDATRLGELIGLTQYSMSHDDTRPHLSGTLVEIDGGKLRLVTTDGHRLSKAEHSTGVSLEFTMLVPHKGVAELKRMIEEARAEQKGSDAPATVAVAKTKGHAFFVREGLSLSVKLADEQFPPYNKVIPKQQSKRVVASRARLVESLRRINLVANDKSGGVQLHLSAGLLRVQSQNPDVGEGVEELEVDYAGDPLSIGFNAKYLLEALNALPHDEVALELNGEVDPGVLKPVGDGADFVGVVMPMRI; encoded by the coding sequence ATGGAGTTCAGCATCAGCAAACGCGACTTCCTCCGCTGTCTGGCCCGCACGCACGCGGTGGCCGACCGGAAGAGCTCGATGCCCATCCTGTCGAACATCCTGCTCGCCACCGAGGGCACGGACCGTGTTCGGCTGTCCGCCACCGACCTCTACCTGGGGGTCACCTCGCTCTCGGTCGCGGAGGTCAAGCGCGCCGGCAGCGTGGCCATCTCGGCGCGCACCCTGTTCGACATCGTGAAGAACCTGCCCGAGGGTGAGGTCAGCTTCAACGTCGGGGCCAACCACGCCTGCGAGATCCGCTGTGGCAAGGTGCGCTACAAGATCCCCGGCATGGCGGACGACGACTTCCCGCCGCTGCCCGTGCCCGAGAACGCCACCTTCGCGGAGCTGGACGCCACCCGCCTGGGCGAGCTCATCGGCCTCACGCAGTACAGCATGTCGCACGACGACACGCGCCCGCACCTCTCGGGCACGCTGGTGGAGATCGACGGCGGCAAGCTGCGCCTGGTGACCACCGACGGTCACCGCCTGTCGAAGGCGGAGCACAGCACGGGCGTCTCGCTCGAGTTCACCATGCTGGTGCCGCACAAGGGCGTGGCCGAGCTGAAGCGCATGATCGAGGAGGCTCGCGCCGAGCAGAAGGGCAGCGACGCGCCGGCCACCGTCGCGGTCGCCAAGACCAAGGGGCACGCGTTCTTCGTGCGCGAGGGCCTGAGCCTGAGCGTGAAGCTCGCGGACGAGCAGTTCCCGCCCTACAACAAGGTCATCCCCAAGCAGCAGAGCAAGCGCGTGGTGGCCTCCCGCGCGCGGCTGGTGGAGTCGCTGCGGCGCATCAACCTGGTGGCCAACGACAAGAGCGGCGGCGTGCAGCTGCACCTCTCGGCCGGCCTGCTGCGCGTGCAGAGCCAGAACCCCGACGTGGGTGAGGGCGTCGAGGAGCTCGAGGTGGACTACGCGGGCGACCCGCTGTCCATCGGCTTCAACGCCAAGTACCTGCTCGAGGCGCTCAACGCGCTGCCCCATGACGAGGTCGCGCTCGAGCTGAACGGCGAGGTCGACCCGGGCGTCCTCAAGCCCGTGGGCGACGGCGCCGACTTCGTGGGCGTCGTCATGCCCATGCGCATCTGA